One Cricetulus griseus strain 17A/GY chromosome 5, alternate assembly CriGri-PICRH-1.0, whole genome shotgun sequence genomic window carries:
- the Acot6 gene encoding putative acyl-coenzyme A thioesterase 6, whose amino-acid sequence MAVTLSLDPAGRSCWDEPLGISVHGLAPEQPVTLRAALRDEKGALFRAHARYRADDHGGLDLARAPALGGSFAGIEPMGLLWALEPERPLWRLIKRDVQTPFVVELEVLDGHEPDGGRLLARAVHERHFMAPGVRRVPVREGRVRATLFLPPGKGRFPGIMDLFGSGGGLCEYRASLLAGHGFAVLALAYFRFEDLPEYLSDVHLEYFEEALTFMLQHPKVKGPNVGLLGFSKGGDLCLSMAAFLRNITATVLINACVANTIAPLYYKDLFIPDLGCDPTKQKTMESGLWDLVDIWNNPLEEPNHKSLIPLEKAQGPFLFIVGMDDHNWKSEFYAHIACGRLQAHGKDRPQIIYYPETGHCIDPPYFPPSRASVHAVLGEAVFYGGEPRAQARAQVDAWQQIQTFFQKYLNGEKPVKCSKI is encoded by the exons ATGGCGGTGACGCTGAGCCTGGACCCCGCAGGCCGCAGCTGTTGGGACGAGCCGCTGGGCATCTCCGTGCACGGCCTGGCCCCCGAGCAGCCCGTCACGCTGCGCGCGGCCCTGCGAGACGAGAAAGGCGCGCTCTTCCGCGCCCACGCGCGCTACCGCGCCGACGACCACGGCGGCCTGGACCTGGCGCGCGCGCCCGCGCTGGGCGGCAGCTTCGCCGGGATCGAGCCCATGGGGCTGCTCTGGGCCCTGGAGCCCGAACGGCCGCTGTGGCGCCTGATCAAGCGCGACGTGCAGACGCCCTTCGTGGTGGAGCTGGAGGTGCTGGACGGCCACGAGCCCGACGGCGGGCGGCTGCTGGCGCGCGCGGTGCACGAGCGTCACTTCATGGCTCCCGGGGTGCGGCGCGTGCCCGTGCGCGAGGGCCGTGTGCGCGCCAcgctcttcctgcctccag GCAAGGGGAGGTTTCCTGGGATCATGGATTTGTTTGGAAGTGGTGGTGGCCTGTGTGAATACAGAGCCAGCCTCCTGGCTGGGCATGGTTTTGCTGTACTTGCTCTGGCTTACTTCAGATTTGAAGACCTCCCTGAATATCTGAGTGATGTGCACCTGGAGTACTTTGAAGAAGCCTTGACCTTTATGCTGCAGCATCCAAAG GTGAAAGGCCCAAATGTTGGTCTTCTTGGTTTCTCCAAAGGCGGTGACCTGTGCCTCTCGATGGCTGCTTTCCTAAGGAACATCACAGCCACTGTCCTTATCAATGCCTGTGTGGCCAACACAATAGCTCCTCTGTATTACAAAGATCTATTTATTCCAGATCTTGGCTGTGACCCCACGAAACAAAAGACCATGGAGTCAGGCCTTTGGGATTTGGTGGATATTTGGAACAACCCACTGGAGGAACCTAACCACAAAAGTCTTATTCCACTAGAAAAAGCccagggacccttcctgtttatTGTGGGCATGGATGATCATAACTGGAAGAGTGAATTCTATGCTCATATAGCCTGTGGACGTCTACAAGCCCATGGGAAAGACAGACCCCAGATAATCTACTATCCAGAAACTGGTCACTGTATTGACCCACCGTATTTCCCTCCTTCCAGGGCTTCTGTTCATGCAGTGTTAGGTGAAGCAGTATTCTATGGAGGTGAGCCAAGGGCTCAGGCAAGGGCACAGGTGGATGCCTGGCAACAAATTCAAACTTTCTTCCAAAAATATCTCAATGGTGAAAAACCTGTAAAGTGCAGCAAAATATGA